Sequence from the Collinsella aerofaciens ATCC 25986 genome:
CGCCTGCGCGCCCGCAAGCTGTCGCTCAAGAATATCGACGGCAAGGTCATGCCCGTGCGCACCGACATCCATGGCCGCTCTCGCTTGTACGACGCCTACCCCATCGACCTTACGCCGCAGGTACCACAGCTGCTCGACGCCGGCGTGCGCCGTCTTATGGTTGACGGAACCCTGCTCGAAGCCGATGAGATTGGCCGTGCCGTTGCTCGTGTCCGCCGCGCCATTGAGGCAGCTCAGGCAGGTCGCAAGCCCGCTGCCCGCCTGCGCGGCGCCACCTCGGGCTGCATGTTTGTGGGAATTAGCTAACCGAAAGGCTTACACGTGAACGAAGAACCTCAAGTCCTCTACTGCGACGCCTGGCTCATGGCCATCGATAAGCCCGCCGGCATGATCGTCCACGGCGACGGCACCGGTGAGCGCACACTTACCGACTACGCCAGCGACCTTTTGCTGGCGATGGGCGACGGCTTTGCCGCGACCGACATGCAGCCGCTCAACCGCCTGGACCGCAACACCACCGGCGTGGTGCTGTTCTCGCTCGACAAACAGACGCAGCCCGCCTTTGACCAGATGGTGAACGACCACGCCTTCGAAAAGCACTATCTGGCGCTGGCCGAGGGCAAGATCGACTGGAACGAGAAGCTCATCGACAAGCCCATCGCCCGCGACCGCCACGACAGCCGCAAGATGCGCGTCGGCGCCAGCGGCAAGCCGTCGCAGACGCGCGTGAAGGTGCTCAAGCGCCTTAAGAGCCGCCGAGGTCTGCCCACGCGTTCGTATATCGATGTCGAGCTGCTCACCGGCCGCAAGCATCAGATTCGCGTCCACCTGGCCAGTGAGCATCACCCCCTGGTCGGCGACGACCTGTACGGCACTGCTCGCCCCTGTGGATTGATGCTCCACGCCCACAGCGTGTCCTTTACGCATCCCGTTACCGGCGAGCACATCCACATCGAAGCCCCCTGCCCCTGGGAGCCTTAAACCACCACAAAGGTGCCTGTGAACTGCGCCCCGAAACTTGGACTGAATAAATAGCGACTACGCCGCAAGGGCCCGGTTCCGGAACTCCTCCGGCGTCAGGCCCTTCAATCTTACCTGCCTGCGCCGCGTGTTCCAATGGGCTATGTACTCCTCCAGGTCGCGCTTGAAGTCCCCGAAGCTGCCCCACTCCCTGCCGCGGTAGAACTCGTCCTTCACGTGGCCGAAGAGCTGCTCGGTGGCGGCGTTGTCGATGCAGTTCCCCTTGCGCGACATGCTCTGGGTGATGCCCGCCCCCTCCAGCCTGGAGGCGTAGGACTCGTGCTGGTACTGCCAGCCCATGTCCGAGTGCATGGTCGGCGCCGCCCCGCCGGGCAGGGCCTCGAGGAGCCGGTCGAGCATCCCGTGCTGCTGGGCGAGGTCCGGCGAGGTCGATATGTCGCTCGCCACGATCTCCTTCGTGCAGAAGTCGAGCACCGGGGCCCAGTAGGCCTTGGCGCCGGCCACCTTGAACTCGGTGACGTCGGTGCCGAGCTTCTGCCACGGCCCCTCGGCGCCGAAGTCCCTCGCGATGACGTTCTCGAACGTGCTCCCCACGAGCCCCCTGTAGGAGCTGTACCGGCGGCGGGAGCCCCGGCGGCGCATCCCGCACCGGATGCCCATCTCGCGCATCATCTTGAGCACGGTCTTGTCGGCCACGACCGCGCCCAGCTCGGCGCGCAGGCACATGGCTATCTGCCGGTGCCCGCAGCCGTTGGCGGTGCGCGAGAATATCTCGGCCGCGGCGTCGCGCAGCTCGGGCCTGGTCGGCCTCCGCGGGTGCGCCAGCGCGTAGTAGTAGGTCGACCTTCTGAGCCCCGAGCACTCCAGCAGGTGGCGCAGGGAGTGCCCCTCCGCCCTCAGCGCCCTCACCGCCTCGGCCGCCGCCCTGGTCAGAGCCCGTCCCGCTCGACCAGGGCGCGCAATTTTTTTAGGTAGGCGACCTCGGCCTCGAGCCTGCGGCAGCGCTCCTCGAGCTCCTGCTCGCGGGTGCGGGCCCGGGGTTTCGACCTCGACCCCCTCGGCCTGCCCTTCGGGCGGGGCCGCAGCGCCTCGGCGCCGCCCTCGCGGTAGAGCCTGCACCAGCGCTCCAGCGGGGACTTCGACCTGATCCCGAACTCGGCCATGGCGTCGGCCTTCGCCATCCCGCCGTCGACCACGGCCGACGCCGCGGCGACCCTCTGCTCGAATGTGTAACTGGATTGTTTCCCGCCCATGGACAGCAGCGCCTCGCTTCCGAACGCCCGGTATACCCACTGCCATTCTCTCACGGTCTCGCGGGGGACGGACAGGGCCTCGGCCGCCGGCTTGCAGCCGACGCCGGCGTCGAAGAGCTCGACGGCCCGCCTCCTGGACTCCAGGTCGTGCTTCACCCTGAGGTCTTTACTCATGGAAAACCTCCCATTTCCCGATGTCCAAGAAATGGGAGGCAGTTCACAGGCACCTTTGCGGTGGTTTTGACGCAATGGCTTAGCCGCGGTCCCAAAACGTCTCGATCTGTAACAGTTAGAACCCATTTTCCGGTCTATCTGTTACAGATCGAGACACTCAAATCCCCCTCAAGGGAAAATCTCAATCTGTAACAGTAACTCGGCAAAATCCGTCCCAGATGTTACAGATTGAGACAAAGGGACGGCGCGGTTCGGAAGTATCTCAATCTGTAACACCTAGCCTACTTTTAACGGTCCAGTTGTTACAGACTTAGACAAGCCGGCAGACAACGAAAGCGGCAACGCCCGTGATGGACGTTGCCGCTTTTCTAATGGGAAAACTACTCGGTTTTCGTTACTAACCGCCACAATGGGGACAGGCACCTTTGCGGTGGTTTTGGCCTTAACCTGCCTCTGCTTGCTAGACCGTGATGACGTTGTCCATTGCCCGGTACTTGGCGGGGACCTCGCCTGCGGTAATAATCGTTGCGTCGCGGAAGTCCGCAAACTTGACGGGCGCCACCATGCCAAATTTGCTGGCGTCCGAGATTACGAAGCGCTTGGCCGTATGGCGCATCGAGATGCGCTTTACTTGCGCCTCCTCGATATCTGGCGCCGTGAAGCCCTGCTCGGCAGCAATGCCGTTAGAACCCCAAAAGCCACAGTTGAAGTTGTAGTGGTCTAGGGTTGCCAAGGCATCGGGGCCAACGAGCGCCTCGGTCTCGGGCTTGAGCTCGCCACCCAACACCACAGTGCGCATGCCGCGCAGGGCGAGATGCTGAGCATGGAGCACGGAGTCGGTCACGTAGGTGACACCTTCAAGGTGTGGAAGATGCTCGATGAGCTTGAGCGTCGTCGAGCCCGAGTCGATGTATACAAAGCTCTCGGGCTCCACAAGCGCCGCCGCACGGGCGCAGATACGCTCCTTGTCGTCGTTATGGAGGTCGCTGCGCTCATTGAGCGTTAGGTCGCGCGTCACGTGCGCGCGTTCAAGACTCGTCGCTCCGCCGTGGACCTTGGCGATGCGGTGCGCTCGATCGAGCGTCTGCAGGTCGCGCCGAATGGTAGACGCCGTCACGCCCAGGGTATCGGCAAGCTCTGGCACAGTAACCGAGCCAGCCTGCTGCACCATCGACACAATCGCGTTGAGCCTATCTTCCGCAAGCATCGCTTACTCCTCCTCGGGGTACACGACTCCCCAGTCGGCGCGGAGCTTGGTCATAAGCTCCATAACATCATAAGCATAATCCAGCAGCTCGCGCTTGGAGTCGTCGCCGGCAACCGCCTTCTCGAGGTCGGCCATCTCGTAGCACAGGGCATAAGCCTCGGTGCCGGCGTGGACCTCCTCGCGGTGGCCGTCCGCAGTCCACACAATGGTCGCGTGATCGGCACGCGGATACTCGTTGACCTCGATATAGCACTTGTCAAAGCTGATGACCGAGCGCTTGGGCTGCTTGGAGTGAAGCGTAAGACTCACAACACCCAGCTGCTGCTCGGCATTACGGCAGACGATGCCGCCCGCAACGTCAACGCCGGTCTCACAGGTGTTGCCCAGCGAAACGACCTCAGCGGGCTGGCTTGCCATAAAGAGGCGCATAACGGACAGAGCATAGACGCCAATGTCGAGCATGGCACCGCCAGCAAGGTTGCGATTGTAGAAACGGTTGGTCAGATCGCCGTACTCCTTGTAGCTGCCAAAGTTGAGCTGAGCGAGGTTCATGCGGCCAAACTCAGCGGCATCCATGCGGCGGCGCAGCTCTTGATATAAGGGCATGTGGAGCACCGTTGTAGCGTCCATAAGGACCACGTTATGCTCGTCGGCAATGGCACGTGCCTCGTCGAGCTCGGCGGAGTTGAGGGTAATGGCCTTTTCGCAGAGCACGTGCTTGCCAGCTGCCAGGGCGGCGCGCAGGTAGGTGATATGCGTGTTATGCGGAGTGGTGATATAGATTGCGTCGATGTTAGGGTCGGCATAGAGGTCCTCGGCCGTTTCATAGACCTTCTCGATGCCATACTGCTCGGCAAAAGCTTGAGCCTTTGACAGCGTGCGGTTAGCGACGCCCGCAAGCTTGCGACCGGCAAGAGCGAGAGACTGGGCCATCTGGTTGGCGATAACGCCGCACCCAATCACAGCCCAACGAAGCTCGGGAGCCGTAAAGATATCATCGGGGAACGGCTTGCCCTGGACCGAAGCGAACGCTGCCTTTGCGGCTGCCGCGGAGTCGAGTGGAGCCTGCTTGGAATCTGCCATATGTGCCTCCTACATCGTGAAAAGTCTTTCATTTCTGACAGCTCTATATTCGCACAAATGCGCGTGTATGTGCGTGCTTCTGCGTGTATTACCGCTAAATGGTCAAAATTCAGGAGTTAACGGCGCATATACACGTATACTCACGCAATCATACGCACGCAGCTACGCACAGATGCGCATCACCTGATCCCCTGGGGACGGAGGAAAACGGATCATCTTTTACGCGGAAAGCTGTGATGATCCGTTGGGGACGGAGGAAAACGGATCATTTGAGGCGTCGCGCCAGCCAGCAGTTGCCCTTTTAACCGTTGCCTCACCGAGTTCGCAACAACGCACGAGCTGACCGACTGTCACGCCAGCCTTTCGCGCGCGCAACCACTCATTTAAGGCTGTCCCCAATGAGTACCCAATGAATAGGGATAGAAAAAAGGCCCGGGTGCCGTGGCATCCGGGCCTTTGCTAGCAACTTAACTGTTGCGGGCAGCTTAGAACTTGTGGCCGCACTTCTTGCAGACGCGCAGCTTGTTCTTGCCGTCCTTCTCGTGACCGACGCGGGTAACCTTACCGCACTCGGGGCAAACGAGATTGACGTTGGAGGCGTCGATGGGAGCCTCCTGCGAAACGATGCCGCCCTGCTGGTTGGCAGCGTTGGGCTTGACGGCCTTCTTGACGACCGAAACGCCCTCGACAACGACCTTGTTCTCGGCGGGGAGAGCACGCAGGACAACGCCCTGCTTGCCGCGATCCTTACCAGAGAGAACCTGGACCTTATCGCCCTTCTTGATATACATATATCTCCCCTAACTACAGGGTCTCGGGAGCGAGCGAGACGATCTTCATGTACTTCTTGTCACGAAGCTCGCGAGCGACGGGCCCGAAGATACGGGTGCCGACGGGCGAACCATCGTTGTTGATGACAACGCAGGCGTTCTCATCAAAGCGAATGTAGGAGCCATCCTTGCGGCGGATCTCCTTAACGGTGCGAACGACGACGCAACGGACAACGTCCTTCTTCTTGACGTTGGCGCCAGGGGTAGCCTCCTGGACAGCACCGATGAACACATCGCCGATGCCTGCATAACGACGCTTGGAACCGCCAAGCACCTTGATGCAGCGAATCTTGCGAGCGCCGGAGTTGTCGGCGACGTTCAGCATGGTTTGCATCTGAATCATGGTAGATGTTCCTCCGAACTAAGAACCGAAGAGAGGTGCGCAGCCTTTATACGGCCCGTGGTATGCAAGCCAGGCATACGCACATCTTCGGAAACGTACAAGTCGTAAGAGCGACTGCTTATTTAGCGCGCTCGACGACCTCGATGAGGCGCCAGCGCTTCATCTTGGACATAGGACGGGTCTCCATAACGCGGACGGTATCGCCCACGCCAGCCGTGCACTCCTCGTCGTGAGCGTGCAGCTTCTTGGAGCTGGTCATCATCTTGCCGTACTTGGGGTGACGCTTGCGCTCGGTGATGGTGACAACGATGGTCTTGGCACCGGAGACGGAGGTAACGACACCCGTACGGACCTTACGCGAGTTACGCGAATCAGTCATGTTCTCTCCTTAGGTCCTACTCGGCGACAGCGGACTTCTCCGCTGCGATCTCGCGGGCGCGCTGCTCCGTGAGGACGCGAGCGATGTCCTTCTTCACGGTGTTGACGCGAGCGGTGTTGTCCAGCTGGCTGGTGGCCATCTGGAAACGAAGGTTAAAGAGCTCGGCGCGCATTTCCTTCAGCTTCTCAACGAGCTGAGCGTCCGAGAGCTCACGAATCTCTGCGGGCTTCATTAGTTCTCCTCCTTGGCGGCGGCGGCGTCCTCAGCAGCCCACTTGGCCTCGAGAGCGGCCTCCTCAGCCATCTCCTTCTGGATGCGCTGCTCAGCGTTCTTGGCAGCAACAATCTTGGTCTTGATGGGAAGCTTGTGCTGTGCAAGACGCAGAGCCTCGCGAGCGACCTCCTCGGGCACGCCCTTGACCTCGAACATGATGCGGCCGGGCTTGACGACGGCCACCCACTCCTCGGGGTTACCCTTACCAGAACCCATGCGAGTCTCGGCAGGCTTCTTGGTGATGGGCTTATCGGGGAAGATCGTGATGTAGACACGACCGCCACGCTTCATGTAGCGGGTCATGGCAATACGAGCGGCCTCGATCTGACGGTTGGTGATCCAATGGGCCTCGAGAGCCTGGATACCAAACTCGCCGAAATGCAGCTCGGTATTACCCTTGGCCTGGCCCTTCATGGAGCCACGCTGCACCTTGCGGTGAAGAATACGCTTAGGGGCAAGCACTACTGACCCCTCCTCTCGGAGTTACGACGACGAGGACGGGAAGAGCCCTCGAGTGCAGGGTTGGGAACAGGCTGGCCCGGGAGCTTCTCGCCCAGGTAGATCCAGACCTTCACGCCGCAGGCACCCATGGTGGTGCTGGCGACAGCCGTGCCGTAGTCGATCTTGGCGCGGAGGGTGTGCAGAGGCACGCGACCCTCACGGTACCACTCACGACGGCCCATCTCGGCACCGCCGAGACGACCGGAGCACTGGATACGGATGCCCTTGGCGCCGGCCTTGCGGGCGGACTGGACAGCCTTGCGCATAGCGCGACGGAAGGCAACGCGGCCCTCGAGCTGCTCAGCGATGGACTGAGCAACGAGGTTGGCGTCGAGCTCGGGGCGCTTAATCTCGACAACGTCGACGGAGAGCTGGCCCTTGGAGACGCCAGCGACCTTCTCGAGCTCGGTGCGGAGGGTATCGATCTCGGCACCCTTCTTACCGATGACAACGCCGGGGCGAGCGGTGAGGATGATGACCTTCACCTTGTCGCCAGCGCGCTCGATCTCGACGCGGGAGACAGCTGCGCGGGAAAGACGCTTCTCGAGGTACTTGCGGATCTCGAGATCGTTACCGAGGGTCTTAGCGTAATCCTTCTCTGCGAACCAGCGGGAGCGCCAGTTCTCGGTGATGCCAAGACGGAAGCCGGTGGGGTAGACTTTCTGACCCATACAGCTTTACGCCTCCTTTCGAGGAGCAACGACGACGGTGATGTGGGAAGTACGCTTCAGAATGCGAGAAGCGGAACCCTTGGCGCGGGGACGGATGCGCTTAAGCGTCGGACCCTCGTCAACATAGGCAGCGGCGACAACCAGGTTGTCGGCACGCAGACCATTGTTGTTCTCGGCGTTCGCAACGGCGGAACGGAGAACCTTCTCGACATCCACGGCGACGGCGCGGTCGCAGAAGTGGAGGATGTCGAAGGCCTGAGCGACAGGCTTGCGGCGGATCAGATCGACCACCAGGCGGGCCTTGCTGGGGGAAACACGCACGTACTTAGCGACGGCGCGAACCTCGGTGGCCTC
This genomic interval carries:
- a CDS encoding RluA family pseudouridine synthase, yielding MNEEPQVLYCDAWLMAIDKPAGMIVHGDGTGERTLTDYASDLLLAMGDGFAATDMQPLNRLDRNTTGVVLFSLDKQTQPAFDQMVNDHAFEKHYLALAEGKIDWNEKLIDKPIARDRHDSRKMRVGASGKPSQTRVKVLKRLKSRRGLPTRSYIDVELLTGRKHQIRVHLASEHHPLVGDDLYGTARPCGLMLHAHSVSFTHPVTGEHIHIEAPCPWEP
- a CDS encoding IS3 family transposase; translation: MRALRAEGHSLRHLLECSGLRRSTYYYALAHPRRPTRPELRDAAAEIFSRTANGCGHRQIAMCLRAELGAVVADKTVLKMMREMGIRCGMRRRGSRRRYSSYRGLVGSTFENVIARDFGAEGPWQKLGTDVTEFKVAGAKAYWAPVLDFCTKEIVASDISTSPDLAQQHGMLDRLLEALPGGAAPTMHSDMGWQYQHESYASRLEGAGITQSMSRKGNCIDNAATEQLFGHVKDEFYRGREWGSFGDFKRDLEEYIAHWNTRRRQVRLKGLTPEEFRNRALAA
- a CDS encoding helix-turn-helix domain-containing protein, whose amino-acid sequence is MSKDLRVKHDLESRRRAVELFDAGVGCKPAAEALSVPRETVREWQWVYRAFGSEALLSMGGKQSSYTFEQRVAAASAVVDGGMAKADAMAEFGIRSKSPLERWCRLYREGGAEALRPRPKGRPRGSRSKPRARTREQELEERCRRLEAEVAYLKKLRALVERDGL
- a CDS encoding DeoR/GlpR family DNA-binding transcription regulator, whose protein sequence is MLAEDRLNAIVSMVQQAGSVTVPELADTLGVTASTIRRDLQTLDRAHRIAKVHGGATSLERAHVTRDLTLNERSDLHNDDKERICARAAALVEPESFVYIDSGSTTLKLIEHLPHLEGVTYVTDSVLHAQHLALRGMRTVVLGGELKPETEALVGPDALATLDHYNFNCGFWGSNGIAAEQGFTAPDIEEAQVKRISMRHTAKRFVISDASKFGMVAPVKFADFRDATIITAGEVPAKYRAMDNVITV
- a CDS encoding Gfo/Idh/MocA family protein → MADSKQAPLDSAAAAKAAFASVQGKPFPDDIFTAPELRWAVIGCGVIANQMAQSLALAGRKLAGVANRTLSKAQAFAEQYGIEKVYETAEDLYADPNIDAIYITTPHNTHITYLRAALAAGKHVLCEKAITLNSAELDEARAIADEHNVVLMDATTVLHMPLYQELRRRMDAAEFGRMNLAQLNFGSYKEYGDLTNRFYNRNLAGGAMLDIGVYALSVMRLFMASQPAEVVSLGNTCETGVDVAGGIVCRNAEQQLGVVSLTLHSKQPKRSVISFDKCYIEVNEYPRADHATIVWTADGHREEVHAGTEAYALCYEMADLEKAVAGDDSKRELLDYAYDVMELMTKLRADWGVVYPEEE
- the rplX gene encoding 50S ribosomal protein L24 translates to MYIKKGDKVQVLSGKDRGKQGVVLRALPAENKVVVEGVSVVKKAVKPNAANQQGGIVSQEAPIDASNVNLVCPECGKVTRVGHEKDGKNKLRVCKKCGHKF
- the rplN gene encoding 50S ribosomal protein L14, translated to MIQMQTMLNVADNSGARKIRCIKVLGGSKRRYAGIGDVFIGAVQEATPGANVKKKDVVRCVVVRTVKEIRRKDGSYIRFDENACVVINNDGSPVGTRIFGPVARELRDKKYMKIVSLAPETL
- the rpsQ gene encoding 30S ribosomal protein S17, whose protein sequence is MTDSRNSRKVRTGVVTSVSGAKTIVVTITERKRHPKYGKMMTSSKKLHAHDEECTAGVGDTVRVMETRPMSKMKRWRLIEVVERAK
- the rpmC gene encoding 50S ribosomal protein L29; translated protein: MKPAEIRELSDAQLVEKLKEMRAELFNLRFQMATSQLDNTARVNTVKKDIARVLTEQRAREIAAEKSAVAE
- the rpsC gene encoding 30S ribosomal protein S3, with product MGQKVYPTGFRLGITENWRSRWFAEKDYAKTLGNDLEIRKYLEKRLSRAAVSRVEIERAGDKVKVIILTARPGVVIGKKGAEIDTLRTELEKVAGVSKGQLSVDVVEIKRPELDANLVAQSIAEQLEGRVAFRRAMRKAVQSARKAGAKGIRIQCSGRLGGAEMGRREWYREGRVPLHTLRAKIDYGTAVASTTMGACGVKVWIYLGEKLPGQPVPNPALEGSSRPRRRNSERRGQ
- the rplV gene encoding 50S ribosomal protein L22; translation: MATKSIETEATEVRAVAKYVRVSPSKARLVVDLIRRKPVAQAFDILHFCDRAVAVDVEKVLRSAVANAENNNGLRADNLVVAAAYVDEGPTLKRIRPRAKGSASRILKRTSHITVVVAPRKEA